In Borrelia maritima, the genomic stretch ACAAATTTTTTTATACTATAATATTAGTAAAAAACTTATATTAAGGGTTGAGATGAAAAGGCTTAATAAGGTCAAAAGAAAAGAATGCTGCAAGTTTTTAATTAAAACTTTTGCCATTAAAAACAATGGGGTTGAGTGGTTTGGTTTTAGTAATATTAAAAATTGGTTTTAAACTAAATATTTTCTTATTAAGCTTTAGATTTTAAATCGAGATTTATTATTGATTTGAGGACTATTAAAATTTAAAAACAAAATATTAGATTTTTAATGTTTTGGAGATTTTAATAGCATCTCTTAATAAGAGATCTCAAATGTGTGCTTCTTGTAAATAAAAATGAAGAAGACACATTTAATGATTTAAATATAGCAATACTTAAGGTGTAAAATACATATTTTAGCGGCTCTGATTAATAAGTTTTAAGAAGTTTGATTTAAATGAAAAACATTTTTACAATTTAAGATTTTAGGAGAATTAAAAAATGTTTATTGAAAAAATATTGCAAAGCAATCAAGAGCTGTTTAAAGATATTCAAAAGTCTGGGTGTTATTTTTTATCTCTACACTATTGGATATTTGTTTTAACAGGTTTTGATTTTAAGGTAAAAGACGTTAATTTAAATTATCAAAGGTTTTTAGAATTAGGGTACATTAGAAATGATTGTTATATTTTAAATCCATGTAAAATTCTTAGCTTTTATAAAAATATTTTCTAAGGTTAGATATGAGAGCCTATTTTATTTGCCTGCAGCTGGCAAAGAGTTTGAAATAATAGAGATCAAGCTAAAAGATCAGTCCTTTGTTCATTTTATTGCAATGGATAACAATAAGGTGCTTTATGATAGTCTTGATTTAAAGTCTAAAGGAAGGAAATTTGAAATAATATCAAAAAGAATATTTAATTATTTTGTTTGATATTGTTAATGTTATTTCTAAATAGTTTTTTCTCATTATTTTTTATTAGATTCCAGAAATGAATTAATCTTTTAGTTACTTTAATTTTTTTATTTCTTGATTATTTACTGTAGAGTTAGACGTATGTCAATTTTTAAGGTTTAAAAAGTTTATATTATTTTTATAGTTTTTACTTCTCAATTTTTGATATTTTTTAATATGTTTTATTGTAAGTTAATTAGTGTAAAATTTGAATGTATTAAAATCATTAAGATTAAGGCCAAACAACCTAAAACTAGTTTTAGGTTGTTTGGCCCATTGTTAGCTAAGCCAAGTACCGAAAATTATTTATTTTTTAGCACTTTTGCCGGCTGATTGGTCTTGTTGTTGTTTTAATTTAACTCTGTATAATTTTTCTTCCATTTTTTTTGCAATCTCAAGTATTCCTCCACCTGTGTTTGCAGGACTGTTTTCAGCCTCCTCTAGGAGTGTTTTTTGCAAGTGTTGTATTCCAACATCTTCTAGCGCTTTTGAGACTTTAAGCATTAAGTCAAACATTGCTGAGAACTGCCAGCTACTTCCACTCTCTTTAATTTTAGTGGCTTCCTCTTTTATTGCTTGTATGAATGTTTCTGCTACCGCAATAGCTCGCAGCTTTGCATTTCTTATGACATCAGGCTTTCCTGATACCCCAACACCTGTTTTTGTATCTGTAAAAGCTCCAAAATTTACGCCTTTTAAAGCAGCATCTTTTCTGATTTGATCTATTTCATCTTTAACGTTTTTAACTGATGATTCTAATTTAACTTTCATTTCTCCTGTTAGTCCACATGACATGAGCAGGTTAACAAGTAGAGCTAGTGTAAGTAAATTTTTAAAAATTATTTTATCTTTATTCATATAATATCCTTTTTGAATTTTAATAAAAGTATTAAATTAAAATAAACATTAAATTGCAAATACTAGGACAAGCTAAAATTTTATTTTTAGCTAATTCTAATTACAATATTTTAAGATTTATTTCTTTTTCTTACTTTTACTATTTTTCTTTTCTCCATCAATATTTTGTTTTGCTTTAATTGCTTCTAGCTGATTTTCTATTTTCACCTTAGCCTTAATCAATCTTTCAGCTGTGTTTATAGGATTGCTTTCAGCTTCTTCTAAAACATGTCCTTTTACATCTGTTATTCCAATTGCTTCTAGTGATTCTACAACTTCAAGCATTAAGTCAAACATAGCGAAGAATTGTTCACTGTTTCCATGTTCTTTAAGTTTTAAAGCCCCTTCTTCTATTTTCTTAAGAAACTTTTCTGTTTCGTCAATAGCTTGTACTTTTGCTTTTCTTAAAGTCTGTCCACCATTTGTCACTTTAGAACCTGTTTTACTGTCTGTAAAAGCTTCAAAATTTACATCCTTTTCGGCAGCTTCTTTTTTTATTTGCAAAATTTTGGTTTTTAAATTATTAGAAGATGATTCAAGGGCTGAATCTATTTTTTTCATGAATTGAAAATTACATGCCCTTAATAGAGAAACAAATAAAGCTGTAATTGTTAAATTCGTTTTTTTCAACTTTATTACCTCCTTTACGATGGATATTTTAAACCTAAATTTTAGTTCATTTTAATAGAAATAAAATAAAATAGATTAATCAATAAAATTAACAAAATTTTTGAGATTTGCACTAAGTTTTAAAACTGTTGAATTGGATTGAATTAAATTAAATTGGAGGCTTAATATTTTGATTTTTTAAGACTTATTTTAAGACTCATAAATTTGTTTTATTCAAATATAGCAATAATATTGTCTGGAATTGCAAGAATCTTTTGTATTCTAGTTGTACCTAGCGTTTTTTGGTTTTATGATTTATTTATAATGACCAGGGCGCTTATTACAAGTTGGTTATTTTATAAATTGAATCAAAGATCTAAATATTTAGGTCTTAAAAATAAAAGAGAAGCCTGCTCCCGCAATTTATTGGCTTCTCTTTTGAGTATTTTGACTATTTTGACATTAATTTTAAAAAATTAAGGAGCAGGACAAGCCTTCTAAGCTTTGTCCTTTTTTTGTGCTCCAGAGACTATTTTTATTTTTTTCTTTGATTACTATTTCTAGCAAACCCCCATTAGGTGTTTTGTTTTCAGCAATTTTGATTGCGCGTTTTATTTTTTCGTTTTGCTTGTTAACAACGATTTCTTTAATTTTTATTTTTTGTTCTTGAGTAAATACCTTGTCTGCATATTGCAGGATAATGTTAAAGATGTTAATAAAATACATTTTCTAAACTTATTTTTTCTTTGCCATCTATTTTAATTGATTTTATTCTATTTAAAAAGTATATCTCGTTAAATTAATTATTCAAATGAAAAACATTTAATTTTTCTAGGGTTTTTAAAAAAACTTAATTAAAATAAAATAATGATATTTAAAAATAGAAAAGAAGAATATATTTTTTTATTTAAAAAAGGGTTAAAAGATTTAGATATTTCAAGTTTTAGGTGTTGGCGAATCTTTTGTAGCAAAAGTCCGAAACAAATATTTTAAGTCCAATGATTCTGTTTGTAAAAGAGACTCTTTTTCTAGTGATTTAGCAGTAGAAAATGTTTCTGGAGTATCTTTTAATGAGGATAATTTTGACAATTTGGTACTACTTG encodes the following:
- the dbpA gene encoding decorin-binding protein DbpA; amino-acid sequence: MNKDKIIFKNLLTLALLVNLLMSCGLTGEMKVKLESSVKNVKDEIDQIRKDAALKGVNFGAFTDTKTGVGVSGKPDVIRNAKLRAIAVAETFIQAIKEEATKIKESGSSWQFSAMFDLMLKVSKALEDVGIQHLQKTLLEEAENSPANTGGGILEIAKKMEEKLYRVKLKQQQDQSAGKSAKK
- the dbpB gene encoding decorin-binding protein DbpB, encoding MKLKKTNLTITALFVSLLRACNFQFMKKIDSALESSSNNLKTKILQIKKEAAEKDVNFEAFTDSKTGSKVTNGGQTLRKAKVQAIDETEKFLKKIEEGALKLKEHGNSEQFFAMFDLMLEVVESLEAIGITDVKGHVLEEAESNPINTAERLIKAKVKIENQLEAIKAKQNIDGEKKNSKSKKKK